A genomic window from Silene latifolia isolate original U9 population chromosome 11, ASM4854445v1, whole genome shotgun sequence includes:
- the LOC141612591 gene encoding GEM-like protein 5, with protein MNDHSTSIPIQIKNHDNPYIKNTPVSAPDTLYAIGKSLDRAVKSAGNMFTQFNPIARHIRDFGLEQCFRRDFGVIPGEKLMKGHPCCLSSTGGPIQGTLYVSNKRVGFISEDPMLASLGCGPVQWVYYKVVIRVDCIQTVKSMDNRQGRGMDEKYIEIITRDGYEFWFMGFKDSYDLAFENLFNAIRLCNN; from the coding sequence ATGAACGACCATTCAACTTCAATACCCATCCAAATCAAAAATCATGACAACCCCTACATCAAAAACACTCCGGTCTCGGCTCCCGACACACTATACGCCATTGGCAAGTCCCTTGACCGGGCAGTAAAATCAGCCGGAAACATGTTCACCCAGTTTAACCCAATTGCAAGGCACATACGTGATTTCGGTCTTGAGCAATGTTTTCGTCGAGATTTTGGGGTTATTCCAGGTGAGAAACTTATGAAGGGCCACCCGTGCTGTCTCTCCAGCACAGGTGGCCCTATACAGGGCACACTTTATGTGTCGAATAAGCGAGTAGGGTTTATAAGTGAAGATCCTATGTTGGCTAGCCTTGGTTGTGGACCGGTCCAATGGGTGTATTATAAGGTGGTTATTAGGGTGGATTGCATTCAAACGGTGAAATCGATGGATAATCGACAAGGAAGAGGGATGGATGAAAAATATATTGAGATTATTACTAGAGATGGGTATGAGTTTTGGTTTATGGGGTTTAAGGATTCTTATGATCTTGCCTTTGAGAATTTGTTTAACGCTATACGCCTTtgtaataattaa
- the LOC141610628 gene encoding putative peroxisomal acyl-coenzyme A oxidase 1.2 isoform X3, with amino-acid sequence MQIIGCYAQTELGYGSNVQGLETTATFDPEADEFVVHSPTLTSSKWWPGGLGKVSTHVLVYARLIVDGQEHGVHGSNRRML; translated from the exons ATGCAAATTATTGGGTGCTATGCTCAAACGGAACTTGGATATGGTTCTAATGTTCAAGGTCTGGAAACTACTGCAACATTTGATCCTGAGGCAGATGAGTTTGTCGTTCATAGTCCAACACTAACTTCAAGCAAA TGGTGGCCTGGCGGTCTAGGAAAAGTTTCAACACATGTACTTGTATACGCTCGGCTGATAGTTGATGGACAAGAACATGGAGTCCATG GTTCCAATAGGAGGATGTTATAG
- the LOC141610630 gene encoding uncharacterized protein LOC141610630 isoform X1: MKLTKKGKREDNQICVKKERGKIIGNWREYFFPEIDKFQGMLANCDGLYNLRDVELKSVTVSAQVIELMIARFPLERLCVWSMCVGKLSVSGVTLTSLTLDECKYLKISASNLTSLTYAGPENSVFFEHVPNLSELSVDMDFCATFLPTGFLNGGGYISRLKRLELAMPRQAVLESVNYPLEFPETLNLEELKIDIYGEQEACCLWPVVLIKAAPFLRKFSVKVRFRPSISLGQIYDVAAQRIREAAKTVRHHQYLKTIDLFDYLGDPNELELAQHLFRVSDVLEQVIVSPRFIDTECISEINFRVQALAAWLPPPKAILTVL; encoded by the exons atgaaacttaccaaaaaaggaaagagggaagataatcaaatttgtgtgaaaaaggaaagagggaagataataggaaattggagggaatATTTTTTTCCTGAAATAGATAAGTTCCAGGGTATGCTTGCAAATTGCGATGGTTTATATAACCTGAGGGATGTTGAACTGAAATCTGTGACCGTCTCCGCTCAAGTTATTGAGTTAATGATAGCTCGTTTTCCGCTTGAGCGGCTATGTGTATGGAGCATGTGTGTAGGCAAGCTTAGCGTTTCTGGAGTTACGCTGACAAGTCTGACATTGGACGAGTGCAAATATCTTAAGATCTCGGCATCAAATCTTACGTCGCTCACGTATGCAGGGCCAGAAAATAGTGTGTTTTTTGAACATGTTCCGAATCTATCAGAATTATCAGTTGATATGGATTTCTGCGCGACTTTTCTACCAACTGGTTTCTTAAATGGAGGAGGATACATCAGTCGGCTAAAGAGGCTCGAGTTAGCCATGCCTCGGCAG GCTGTTCTCGAAAGCGTCAACTACCCATTAGAATTCCCAGAAACTCTCAATCTTGAGGAGTTGAAAATTGACATTTACGGGGAACAAGAGGCTTGTTGTCTTTGGCCAGTTGTTCTGATAAAAGCTGCTCCGTTCCTGCGTAAATTTTCTGTCAAG GTACGCTTCCGTCCTTCGATAAGTCTAGGCCAG ATATATGATGTCGCGGCCCAAAGAATTAGAGAAGCTGCAAAGACAGTCCGACATCATCAGTACCTGAAGACGATTGActtgtttgattaccttggagATCCAAATGAATTAGAGCTTGCTCAACACTTGTTTCGAGTTTCTGATGTGCTCGAGCAGGTTATAGTATCTCCCCGTTTCATTGATACTGAATGTATTTCGGAGATTAATTTTCGAGTTCAAGCTCTAGCTGCGTGGCTACCACCACCTAAAGCCATACTCACTGTCCTATAA
- the LOC141610630 gene encoding uncharacterized protein LOC141610630 isoform X2 gives MDFCATFLPTGFLNGGGYISRLKRLELAMPRQAVLESVNYPLEFPETLNLEELKIDIYGEQEACCLWPVVLIKAAPFLRKFSVKVRFRPSISLGQIYDVAAQRIREAAKTVRHHQYLKTIDLFDYLGDPNELELAQHLFRVSDVLEQVIVSPRFIDTECISEINFRVQALAAWLPPPKAILTVL, from the exons ATGGATTTCTGCGCGACTTTTCTACCAACTGGTTTCTTAAATGGAGGAGGATACATCAGTCGGCTAAAGAGGCTCGAGTTAGCCATGCCTCGGCAG GCTGTTCTCGAAAGCGTCAACTACCCATTAGAATTCCCAGAAACTCTCAATCTTGAGGAGTTGAAAATTGACATTTACGGGGAACAAGAGGCTTGTTGTCTTTGGCCAGTTGTTCTGATAAAAGCTGCTCCGTTCCTGCGTAAATTTTCTGTCAAG GTACGCTTCCGTCCTTCGATAAGTCTAGGCCAG ATATATGATGTCGCGGCCCAAAGAATTAGAGAAGCTGCAAAGACAGTCCGACATCATCAGTACCTGAAGACGATTGActtgtttgattaccttggagATCCAAATGAATTAGAGCTTGCTCAACACTTGTTTCGAGTTTCTGATGTGCTCGAGCAGGTTATAGTATCTCCCCGTTTCATTGATACTGAATGTATTTCGGAGATTAATTTTCGAGTTCAAGCTCTAGCTGCGTGGCTACCACCACCTAAAGCCATACTCACTGTCCTATAA
- the LOC141610628 gene encoding glucose-1-phosphate adenylyltransferase large subunit, chloroplastic/amyloplastic-like isoform X1, with protein sequence MQIIGCYAQTELGYGSNVQGLETTATFDPEADEFVVHSPTLTSSKVPIGGCYRLIDVPLTNCINSGIRKMIILTQFKSFSLNRHLARTYNFGDVVNLGVGFVEALERSEHQRSTDSKSKLTEVVGL encoded by the exons ATGCAAATTATTGGGTGCTATGCTCAAACGGAACTTGGATATGGTTCTAATGTTCAAGGTCTGGAAACTACTGCAACATTTGATCCTGAGGCAGATGAGTTTGTCGTTCATAGTCCAACACTAACTTCAAGCAAA GTTCCAATAGGAGGATGTTATAGGCTTATTGATGTTCCTTTGACCAACTGTATCAATAGTGGAATACGAAAGATGATCATTCTTACCCAGTTCAAGTCATTTTCACTCAATCGTCACCTTGCCAGAACTTATAATTTTGGAGATGTTGTGAATCTTGGTGTCGGGTTTGTGGAG GCGCTAGAGAGAAGTGAGCATCAGCGTTCAACGGATTCAAAGAGTAAACTGACAGAGGTGGTTGGTTTGTGA
- the LOC141610628 gene encoding glucose-1-phosphate adenylyltransferase large subunit, chloroplastic/amyloplastic-like isoform X2, translated as MDKNMESMVPIGGCYRLIDVPLTNCINSGIRKMIILTQFKSFSLNRHLARTYNFGDVVNLGVGFVEALERSEHQRSTDSKSKLTEVVGL; from the exons ATGGACAAGAACATGGAGTCCATG GTTCCAATAGGAGGATGTTATAGGCTTATTGATGTTCCTTTGACCAACTGTATCAATAGTGGAATACGAAAGATGATCATTCTTACCCAGTTCAAGTCATTTTCACTCAATCGTCACCTTGCCAGAACTTATAATTTTGGAGATGTTGTGAATCTTGGTGTCGGGTTTGTGGAG GCGCTAGAGAGAAGTGAGCATCAGCGTTCAACGGATTCAAAGAGTAAACTGACAGAGGTGGTTGGTTTGTGA